One Massilia sp. 9096 genomic window carries:
- a CDS encoding HU family DNA-binding protein, translated as MNKTELIEEIAKSADLTKASAARALDAMIDAVTQTLKNNDSVTLVGFGTFTVGERAARTGRDPRTKEAITIKAAKVPKFKAGKALKDAVN; from the coding sequence GTGAACAAAACTGAACTGATCGAAGAAATCGCGAAGTCCGCGGACCTGACCAAAGCCTCTGCGGCGCGCGCCCTCGATGCGATGATCGACGCCGTGACCCAGACCCTGAAGAACAACGACAGCGTGACCCTGGTGGGTTTCGGCACCTTCACCGTGGGCGAGCGCGCCGCGCGCACCGGCCGCGATCCGCGTACCAAGGAAGCCATCACGATCAAGGCCGCCAAGGTCCCGAAATTTAAGGCTGGCAAAGCCCTGAAAGATGCAGTAAACTAA
- a CDS encoding SurA N-terminal domain-containing protein, giving the protein MFEFIRNHQRLMQFLLLLLILPSFVLVGVSRYNDRGSDSGVATVDGREITRQEWDNAQRREIDQARQQMGARFDQKLFDSPEAKQAILDNLVAERAVNAEVTREHLTVSDAALQKAILDIQAFRKPDGSFDMDQYKAALAAQGMTPEMFDARMRHDMAVQQLAAGVQATAFAPRSVAARLSDLNDQQRQVQELLFPAANYAAQVKVTDDMVKAYYDKHPEQFQVPATVKAEYLVFDQAAVEKAVTVSDAEILDAYNKGKARFSTPETRNASHILITVAKDAPAAADAAAKAKAEAILAEVKKNPNDFARIAKAQSQDPGSAELGGDLGNIGKGVFAKPVEDAIYSLKEGEIGNLVKSEFGYHIVKVTKVVPAAQQTLEQAKPQIVAELKKQKMSAKYTELADSFANTIEDQSDSLKPAADKLDLSIQTADGLTATPNPALGASPVNNEKFLKAIFSNDALTNKRNTQAIEVAPSTLVAGRVVEFKPASKRSLAEVAGSIRQRVTQEEAARLARQAGEAKLAAAKGGDAAGFGEAKTLSRTQQPPINPAAALAVLKADVSKLPAVVGVDIPNVGYGVYRITQVTQPAQPDVTRRQQEAQEIGRAVGSAEMYGYVEALKHKAKAKVNVKAADLGATKNDD; this is encoded by the coding sequence ATGTTTGAATTTATCCGTAATCACCAGCGCCTGATGCAGTTCCTGCTGTTGCTGCTGATCCTGCCGTCTTTCGTGCTGGTGGGCGTGAGCCGTTACAACGACCGTGGCAGCGACAGTGGCGTGGCCACCGTGGACGGGCGCGAGATCACCCGCCAGGAATGGGACAACGCGCAGCGCCGCGAGATCGACCAGGCGCGCCAGCAGATGGGCGCCCGCTTCGACCAGAAGCTGTTCGATTCGCCGGAAGCCAAGCAGGCCATTCTCGACAACCTGGTGGCCGAGCGCGCCGTCAACGCCGAGGTGACCCGCGAGCACCTGACCGTCAGCGACGCCGCGCTGCAAAAGGCCATCCTGGACATCCAGGCCTTCCGCAAACCCGACGGCAGCTTCGACATGGACCAGTACAAGGCCGCGCTGGCCGCCCAGGGCATGACCCCGGAGATGTTCGACGCGCGCATGCGCCACGACATGGCGGTGCAGCAGCTTGCCGCCGGCGTCCAGGCGACCGCGTTCGCCCCGCGCAGCGTCGCCGCGCGTCTGTCGGACCTGAACGACCAGCAGCGCCAGGTTCAGGAACTGCTGTTCCCGGCCGCGAACTACGCGGCCCAGGTCAAGGTCACCGACGATATGGTCAAGGCCTACTACGACAAGCATCCGGAGCAGTTCCAGGTGCCGGCCACGGTCAAGGCTGAATACCTGGTGTTCGACCAGGCCGCCGTCGAGAAGGCGGTGACGGTGTCCGACGCCGAGATCCTCGATGCCTACAACAAGGGCAAGGCGCGCTTCTCGACCCCGGAGACGCGCAACGCCAGCCACATCCTGATCACGGTCGCCAAGGACGCGCCGGCGGCGGCCGATGCCGCGGCCAAGGCCAAGGCCGAAGCGATCCTCGCCGAGGTGAAGAAGAACCCGAACGATTTCGCCAGGATCGCCAAGGCGCAGTCGCAAGACCCGGGTTCGGCCGAACTGGGCGGCGACCTCGGCAACATCGGAAAGGGTGTGTTCGCCAAGCCGGTCGAAGACGCGATCTATAGCCTGAAGGAAGGTGAGATCGGCAACCTGGTCAAGTCGGAGTTCGGCTACCACATCGTCAAGGTCACCAAGGTCGTGCCGGCCGCGCAGCAGACGCTGGAACAAGCCAAGCCGCAGATCGTCGCCGAGCTGAAAAAGCAGAAGATGTCGGCCAAGTACACCGAACTGGCCGACAGCTTCGCCAACACCATCGAAGACCAGTCCGACAGCCTGAAGCCGGCCGCGGACAAGCTCGACCTGAGCATCCAGACCGCCGACGGCCTGACCGCCACGCCGAACCCGGCACTGGGCGCTTCGCCGGTCAACAACGAGAAGTTCCTCAAGGCGATCTTCTCGAACGACGCCCTGACCAACAAGCGCAACACCCAGGCGATCGAAGTCGCGCCGAGCACCCTGGTGGCTGGCCGCGTGGTCGAGTTCAAGCCGGCTTCCAAGCGCTCGCTGGCCGAAGTCGCAGGTAGCATCCGCCAGCGCGTGACCCAGGAGGAAGCGGCACGTCTGGCGCGCCAGGCCGGCGAAGCCAAGCTCGCGGCGGCCAAGGGCGGCGACGCCGCCGGTTTCGGCGAGGCCAAGACCCTCTCGCGCACCCAGCAGCCGCCGATCAACCCGGCCGCCGCGCTCGCGGTGCTCAAGGCCGACGTCAGCAAGCTGCCGGCCGTGGTGGGCGTCGACATCCCGAACGTGGGCTACGGCGTGTACCGTATTACCCAGGTCACCCAGCCGGCCCAGCCGGACGTGACGCGCCGCCAGCAGGAGGCGCAGGAAATCGGCCGGGCCGTCGGCAGCGCCGAGATGTATGGCTACGTCGAAGCCCTGAAGCACAAGGCCAAGGCCAAGGTCAACGTCAAGGCCGCCGATCTCGGCGCCACCAAGAACGACGACTGA
- a CDS encoding SDR family NAD(P)-dependent oxidoreductase, whose product METPDSLPQQDSNQQIGRRAFLMSAAAGAAAAAGATGNAAGAVPMAPPGDIKVQKKGRLQGKSVVITGAARGIGRALAVAFAAEGADVMGIDIAGPVSAISEATPSSRADLDETARLVQGYGRKFVPVVADVRDVAALRKAADRANHEFGKIDIVIANAAIQTMKPLIEMDDHEWRDVIDVNLNGYANTVRAFAPSMVARKNGRILMIASRQGRQGWKNGSSYSASKWGIIGLMKSVSLELADKGITVNCIEPGLVDTLLTRNPTRLKGAIAEIQHSEPPAQPPSIDEVAAGLAKQSPMHLPWLDAADIAPVAVFLASDEAARISGSTYDVTAGDSAHYTA is encoded by the coding sequence ATGGAAACTCCGGATTCCCTGCCCCAGCAGGACTCGAATCAACAAATTGGACGCCGCGCTTTCCTGATGAGCGCAGCCGCCGGCGCGGCCGCAGCCGCCGGCGCAACCGGCAACGCTGCCGGCGCCGTGCCGATGGCGCCGCCGGGCGACATCAAGGTGCAAAAGAAAGGCCGCCTGCAAGGCAAGTCGGTGGTGATCACCGGCGCCGCGCGCGGTATCGGGCGCGCGCTGGCGGTGGCCTTTGCCGCCGAGGGTGCCGACGTGATGGGCATCGACATCGCCGGCCCGGTCAGCGCGATTTCCGAGGCGACGCCGTCCTCGCGCGCCGACCTCGACGAGACAGCGCGCCTGGTGCAGGGCTACGGCCGCAAGTTCGTGCCGGTGGTGGCCGACGTGCGCGACGTCGCCGCGCTGCGCAAGGCTGCCGACCGCGCGAATCACGAATTCGGCAAGATCGACATCGTGATCGCCAACGCCGCCATCCAGACCATGAAGCCGCTGATCGAGATGGACGACCACGAGTGGCGCGACGTCATCGACGTCAACCTGAACGGCTATGCCAACACGGTGCGCGCCTTCGCGCCGTCGATGGTGGCGCGCAAGAACGGCCGCATCCTGATGATCGCGTCGCGCCAGGGCCGCCAGGGCTGGAAGAACGGCTCGAGCTACTCGGCCTCGAAATGGGGCATCATCGGGCTGATGAAGTCGGTGTCGCTCGAACTGGCCGACAAGGGCATCACCGTCAACTGCATCGAACCGGGCCTGGTGGACACCCTGCTGACGCGCAACCCGACCCGCCTGAAGGGCGCGATCGCCGAGATCCAGCACTCGGAACCGCCGGCGCAGCCGCCGTCGATCGACGAGGTCGCGGCCGGCCTGGCCAAGCAGAGCCCGATGCACCTGCCCTGGCTGGACGCGGCCGACATCGCGCCGGTGGCGGTGTTCCTGGCCTCGGACGAGGCGGCCCGCATCTCCGGTTCGACCTATGACGTCACGGCGGGCGACAGCGCGCACTATACGGCTTAA
- the mnmH gene encoding tRNA 2-selenouridine(34) synthase MnmH, with translation MKYPAVLSFADILPQLDAFDTIIDARSESEFALDRIPGAINCPVLNDEERILVGTTYKQVGAFEAKKIGAPLVARNIAHAIDTLFADKPKDWKPLVYCWRGGNRSGSMAYILAKVGWPVVQLDGGYKAFRNYVNGALDTPPELDFRVICGTTGSGKSRLLETLESIGAQVLDLERLAAHRGSVLGQLPGEPQPSQKRFETEIWDKLRRFDAARPVFVESESKKVGNLRVPEAVMERMRAAPCIALQLDRPKRVDLLMEDYQHFARDPDALLVQLEHLVQLHGRARIDAWRELAHGGGMPELVDQLLVQHYDPAYLRSIDRNFVQYPQAQALVLPGIGQDDFLAAARTLHAA, from the coding sequence ATGAAATACCCCGCCGTCCTGAGCTTTGCCGACATCCTGCCCCAACTCGACGCCTTCGATACCATCATCGACGCGCGCAGCGAGTCCGAGTTCGCGCTCGACCGCATCCCCGGCGCCATCAACTGCCCGGTGCTGAACGACGAGGAGCGCATCCTGGTCGGCACCACCTACAAGCAGGTCGGCGCATTCGAGGCGAAAAAGATCGGCGCGCCGCTGGTCGCGCGCAATATCGCGCACGCGATCGACACGCTGTTCGCCGACAAACCGAAAGACTGGAAGCCGCTGGTCTACTGCTGGCGCGGCGGCAACCGCAGCGGCTCGATGGCGTACATCCTGGCCAAGGTCGGCTGGCCGGTGGTGCAGCTCGACGGCGGCTACAAAGCCTTCCGCAACTACGTCAACGGCGCGCTGGACACCCCGCCGGAACTCGACTTCCGGGTGATCTGCGGCACCACCGGCAGCGGCAAGAGCCGCCTGCTCGAGACGCTGGAGTCGATCGGCGCCCAGGTGCTCGACCTGGAACGCCTGGCCGCCCACCGCGGCTCGGTGCTGGGCCAGCTCCCGGGCGAACCGCAGCCGAGCCAGAAGCGCTTCGAGACCGAGATCTGGGACAAGCTGCGCCGTTTCGATGCGGCGCGTCCGGTGTTCGTCGAGTCCGAGAGCAAGAAGGTGGGCAATTTGCGCGTGCCCGAGGCCGTCATGGAACGCATGCGCGCCGCGCCCTGCATCGCGCTGCAGCTCGATCGTCCCAAGCGGGTCGACCTGCTGATGGAGGATTACCAGCACTTCGCGCGCGACCCGGACGCCCTGCTGGTCCAGCTCGAGCACCTGGTGCAACTGCACGGGCGCGCCAGGATCGACGCCTGGCGCGAGCTGGCGCACGGCGGCGGCATGCCGGAACTGGTCGACCAGCTGCTGGTGCAGCACTACGACCCGGCCTACCTGCGCTCGATCGACCGCAACTTCGTCCAGTATCCTCAGGCGCAAGCGCTGGTCCTGCCCGGCATCGGCCAGGACGATTTCCTGGCCGCCGCGCGTACGCTGCACGCGGCCTGA
- a CDS encoding arylesterase, which yields MKKWIVGLGAAFALAAAGNAYSAPKTILVVGDSLSAEYGLVRGTGWVALLDQRLRAEKIDATIVNASISGDTTSGGRSRLPALLAQHHPNVVVLELGANDGLRGLPVKSAEDNLRAMVDMAEQAHAKVLLVGMRMPPNYGRAYTDRFAGMYTDLSTQEKVPLVPFMLDGVALVPANFQADRLHPLATAHPTILNNIWPQLAPLLKR from the coding sequence ATGAAGAAATGGATCGTCGGCCTGGGCGCGGCCTTCGCGCTGGCCGCCGCCGGGAACGCGTATTCTGCACCAAAAACCATTCTGGTGGTCGGCGACAGCCTGTCGGCCGAGTACGGGCTGGTGCGCGGCACCGGCTGGGTCGCGCTGCTGGACCAGCGCCTGCGCGCCGAAAAGATCGACGCCACCATCGTCAACGCCAGCATCAGCGGCGACACCACCAGCGGCGGCCGCTCGCGCCTGCCGGCCCTGCTGGCCCAGCACCATCCGAACGTGGTGGTGCTGGAACTGGGCGCCAACGACGGCCTGCGCGGCCTGCCGGTGAAATCGGCCGAGGACAACCTGCGCGCGATGGTCGACATGGCCGAACAGGCGCACGCCAAGGTGCTGCTGGTCGGCATGCGCATGCCGCCCAACTACGGCCGCGCCTACACCGACCGCTTCGCCGGCATGTACACGGACCTGTCGACGCAGGAAAAGGTGCCGCTGGTGCCGTTCATGCTGGACGGCGTGGCGCTGGTGCCGGCCAATTTCCAGGCCGATCGCCTGCATCCGCTGGCGACCGCCCATCCGACCATCCTCAACAATATCTGGCCCCAACTGGCGCCGCTCCTCAAACGATAA
- a CDS encoding ABC transporter ATP-binding protein — MRDIPEASKNEVPNPAASVAASVTAGGDTGRDGRNGAHPAIEVIGLSKRVADASGELTILHEVDFTVQPAETLALVGASGSGKSTLLGLLAGLDTPSTGKVLLDGTDIFALDEDGRAAFRKAKLGFVFQSFQLLAHLNAVENVMLPLELRGDGNARAKAEAMLGRVGLSSRLRHYPKYLSGGEQQRVALARAFVTEPPLLFADEPTGSLDAATGEAVVQLMFELNRERGSTLVLVTHDPSMAARCGRTLTIAAGKLVA; from the coding sequence ATGCGTGATATTCCCGAGGCTTCAAAAAACGAGGTGCCAAATCCGGCTGCGAGCGTGGCAGCGAGCGTGACGGCAGGCGGCGATACCGGCCGCGACGGCCGCAACGGCGCGCATCCGGCGATCGAGGTGATCGGCCTGTCCAAGCGCGTCGCCGACGCCAGCGGCGAACTCACCATCCTGCACGAAGTGGATTTTACCGTGCAACCGGCCGAAACGCTCGCCCTGGTCGGCGCATCGGGGTCGGGCAAGTCGACGCTGCTGGGCCTGCTGGCCGGCCTGGACACGCCCTCGACCGGCAAGGTGCTGCTCGACGGGACCGACATCTTCGCCCTCGACGAGGACGGCCGCGCCGCCTTCCGCAAGGCCAAGTTGGGGTTCGTGTTCCAATCTTTCCAGTTGCTGGCGCACCTGAATGCGGTGGAAAACGTGATGTTGCCGCTGGAATTGCGCGGCGACGGCAACGCGCGCGCAAAAGCCGAGGCGATGCTGGGCCGGGTCGGCCTGTCGAGCCGCTTACGCCACTACCCGAAATACCTGTCCGGCGGCGAGCAGCAGCGCGTGGCGCTGGCGCGCGCTTTCGTCACCGAGCCGCCGCTGCTGTTCGCGGACGAGCCGACCGGCAGCCTGGACGCCGCCACCGGCGAAGCGGTGGTGCAGCTGATGTTCGAACTGAACCGCGAGCGCGGCTCGACGCTGGTGCTGGTCACGCACGACCCGTCGATGGCGGCGCGCTGCGGACGGACGCTGACGATCGCCGCCGGAAAGTTGGTCGCCTGA
- a CDS encoding bifunctional ADP-dependent NAD(P)H-hydrate dehydratase/NAD(P)H-hydrate epimerase, producing MDQPRSDQSSAGALYSVAEIRAIETESQARLAPGTLMRRAGEAASSMALELLAGAKGPVLVLAGPGNNGGDALECAANLADAGVELDLVLLVPDAPAPSPEAAQAMARARAATVRWVHQIDAGRGYRLALDGLFGIGLARALAGRARALVQQLDTLACPVLALDVPSGLDADTGAIVGHDGVAVRATHTLTFLGDKPGLHTADGCDHAGRVRVERLGVDPAQTAPPRAGMNAPALFRTQLRPRRQNSHKGSYGDVAVLGGAHGMAGALLLAARAALYAGAGKVFAAAIDPGLGVDPTHPEIMFRDAAGFAFEDRTAAAGPGMGDSAVATRVLAKALEASKALVLDADALNLIAASPDLQARVAARHEPAILTPHPLEAARLLGVTAAVIQADRLENARELAMRLNAVVVLKGAGSVIARPDGAVAINPTGNPGLATGGTGDVLAGLCAALLAQHWPAWEAALGAVWLHGAAADRLVADGVGPIGITAGELPAAIRAALNALVVDHQAR from the coding sequence ATGGACCAGCCGCGTAGTGACCAGTCGAGCGCGGGCGCGCTGTACAGCGTCGCCGAGATCCGCGCGATCGAAACCGAATCCCAGGCCAGGCTGGCGCCGGGCACGCTGATGCGGCGCGCCGGCGAGGCCGCCTCGAGCATGGCGCTCGAGCTGCTGGCCGGCGCCAAGGGGCCGGTGCTGGTGCTGGCCGGCCCCGGCAACAACGGCGGCGACGCGCTCGAATGCGCCGCCAACCTCGCCGACGCCGGGGTCGAGCTCGACCTGGTGCTGCTGGTCCCGGACGCGCCGGCGCCCTCGCCCGAGGCGGCGCAGGCCATGGCGCGCGCACGCGCCGCCACGGTCCGCTGGGTCCACCAGATCGACGCTGGACGCGGCTACCGGCTCGCGCTCGACGGCCTGTTCGGCATCGGCCTCGCGCGCGCGCTGGCGGGACGCGCGCGCGCACTGGTGCAACAGCTCGACACGCTCGCCTGTCCGGTGCTGGCGCTCGACGTGCCCAGCGGCCTGGACGCGGATACCGGCGCTATCGTTGGCCACGACGGCGTCGCCGTGCGCGCCACCCACACCCTCACCTTCCTGGGCGACAAACCCGGCCTGCACACCGCCGACGGCTGCGACCACGCCGGCCGGGTACGGGTCGAGCGGCTCGGCGTCGACCCGGCGCAGACGGCCCCGCCCCGGGCCGGCATGAACGCACCGGCGCTGTTCAGGACGCAGCTGCGGCCGCGCCGCCAGAACTCGCACAAGGGCAGCTACGGCGACGTGGCCGTGCTGGGCGGCGCCCACGGCATGGCCGGCGCGCTGCTGCTGGCCGCGCGCGCCGCGCTGTACGCGGGCGCCGGCAAGGTGTTCGCCGCCGCCATCGATCCGGGGCTCGGGGTGGATCCAACCCATCCGGAGATCATGTTCCGCGACGCGGCCGGCTTCGCTTTTGAAGACCGCACCGCCGCCGCCGGCCCCGGCATGGGCGACTCGGCGGTCGCCACGCGCGTGCTGGCCAAGGCGCTGGAGGCAAGCAAGGCCCTGGTGCTGGACGCCGACGCGCTCAACCTGATCGCCGCCAGTCCGGACCTGCAGGCACGCGTGGCGGCCCGGCACGAGCCGGCGATCCTGACCCCGCATCCGCTCGAGGCGGCGCGCCTGCTCGGGGTGACCGCGGCGGTCATCCAGGCCGACCGGCTGGAAAACGCGCGCGAGCTGGCGATGCGCCTGAACGCGGTGGTGGTGCTCAAAGGCGCCGGCAGCGTGATCGCGCGGCCCGACGGCGCGGTGGCGATCAACCCGACCGGCAACCCGGGCCTGGCCACCGGCGGCACCGGCGACGTGCTGGCAGGGTTATGCGCGGCCTTGCTGGCCCAGCATTGGCCGGCGTGGGAAGCGGCGCTGGGCGCGGTGTGGCTGCATGGGGCGGCGGCGGACCGGCTGGTGGCGGATGGCGTGGGGCCGATCGGGATCACGGCCGGCGAGCTGCCGGCGGCGATCCGCGCGGCGCTCAATGCACTGGTGGTCGACCACCAGGCGCGCTAG
- a CDS encoding hydantoinase B/oxoprolinase family protein, which yields MDWQFWIDRGGTFTDIVARRPDGTLTTHKLLSENPEQYRDAAVAGIRHLLGLKAGEALPSGAARSISAVKMGTTVATNALLERKGEPTLLVITRGFRDALRIAYQNRPRLFDRHIVLPELLYARVAEIDERMGAHGDVVQPLDEGQARRALQAAFDAGLRSLAIVFMHGYRYSAHEEAVARIAREIGFTQISTSHAVSPMMKLVARGDTTVVDAYLSPILRRYVDQVASELPGVNLQFMQSSGGLTDARAFQGKDSILSGPAGGIVGMVRASELAGFSKVIGFDMGGTSTDVSHYAGEFERVFETQVAGVRMRAPMMSIHTVAAGGGSILHFDGSRYRVGPDSASANPGPASYRRGGPLTVTDCNVMLGKIRPENFPRLFGPNADQPLDVDAVRAGFEAMAVRIGAATGEKPAPEAVAEGFIRIAVGNMANAIKQISVQRGHDVTEYALTSFGGAGGQHACLVADALGMKTVFIHSLAGVLSAYGMGLADQSAMRERAIERRLLDLEPDALGAQLDALAASARAALLAQGVLGERIDVIRRVHLRYEGTDSAIVVGFDAVGAMQAAFETAYRRRFSFLMPGKALVVEALSVEALGRSDAPPEQPVAIDAPAARTPARAREAVPMFGDGQWRDTAVYQRADIRPGDVIRGPAIVAEANATTVVEQGWQAEVTAYDHLVLRRVEALPERHAIGTTVDPVMLEIFNNLFMSIAEQMGLRLQNTAYSVNIKERLDFSCAIFDADGNLVANAPHMPVHLGSMGESIKTVMRQNAGRMKAGDVYVLNDPYNGGTHLPDVTVISPVFDEAGQEILFYVGSRGHHADIGGTTPGSMPPDSTHIEQEGVLINNFKLVDGLDGVLREPETRAMLGAAPYPARNPDQNMADLRAQVAANQKGVDELRKMVAYYGLPTVRAYMGHVQDNAEEAVRRVVKVLKDGAFTVDLDNGARIQVAIRVDQAARSAEVDFTGTSAQLPNNFNAPSSVCMAAVLYVFRTLVEDQIPLNGGCLKPLKVIIPPGSMLNPHYPASVVSGNVETSTCITNALYGALGVMAASQGTMNNFTFGNARYQYYETISGGSGAGDGFDGTSVVQTNMTNSRLTDPEILEFRFPVRLDSYAIREGSGGAGRWHGGNGGTRRIRFLEPMTAAILSNNRIHAPFGMAGGAPGEKGRNLVERADGRVKQLGHIGKTEMGPGDVFVVETPGGGGYGV from the coding sequence ATGGACTGGCAGTTCTGGATCGACCGCGGCGGCACTTTCACCGACATCGTGGCGCGCCGCCCCGACGGCACCCTGACGACGCATAAACTGCTGTCGGAGAATCCCGAGCAGTACCGCGACGCGGCCGTGGCCGGCATCCGCCACCTGCTCGGCCTGAAGGCCGGCGAGGCCTTGCCGTCCGGCGCCGCCCGGTCGATCAGCGCGGTAAAGATGGGCACCACGGTGGCCACCAACGCCCTGCTCGAGCGCAAGGGCGAGCCGACGCTGCTGGTCATCACGCGCGGCTTTCGCGACGCGTTGCGCATCGCCTACCAGAACCGGCCGCGCCTGTTCGACCGCCACATCGTGCTGCCCGAGCTGCTGTACGCGCGCGTGGCCGAGATCGACGAACGCATGGGCGCCCACGGCGACGTGGTCCAGCCCCTCGACGAGGGCCAGGCGCGGCGCGCGCTGCAGGCGGCGTTCGACGCCGGCCTGCGCTCGCTCGCCATCGTCTTCATGCACGGCTACCGCTACAGCGCGCACGAGGAAGCGGTGGCGCGCATCGCGCGCGAGATCGGCTTCACGCAAATCTCCACCTCGCACGCGGTCAGTCCGATGATGAAGCTGGTCGCGCGCGGCGACACCACGGTCGTCGACGCCTATCTGTCGCCGATCCTGCGCCGCTACGTCGACCAGGTCGCGAGCGAGCTGCCCGGCGTGAACCTGCAGTTCATGCAATCGAGCGGGGGCCTGACCGATGCGCGCGCCTTCCAGGGCAAGGACAGCATCCTGTCCGGCCCGGCCGGCGGCATCGTCGGCATGGTGCGCGCCAGCGAACTGGCCGGCTTTTCCAAGGTGATCGGCTTCGACATGGGCGGCACCTCGACCGACGTGTCGCACTATGCGGGCGAATTCGAACGCGTGTTCGAGACCCAGGTCGCCGGGGTGCGCATGCGCGCGCCGATGATGAGCATCCACACGGTGGCCGCTGGCGGCGGCTCGATCCTGCACTTCGACGGCAGCCGCTACCGCGTCGGTCCGGACAGCGCCAGCGCCAATCCGGGCCCGGCCAGCTACCGGCGCGGCGGGCCGCTGACGGTTACCGACTGCAACGTCATGCTCGGCAAGATCCGGCCCGAGAATTTCCCGCGCCTGTTCGGGCCGAATGCCGACCAGCCGCTCGACGTCGACGCCGTGCGCGCCGGTTTCGAGGCGATGGCGGTGCGGATCGGCGCGGCGACCGGGGAGAAGCCAGCGCCGGAGGCCGTGGCCGAAGGCTTCATCCGCATCGCCGTCGGTAACATGGCCAACGCGATCAAGCAGATCTCGGTGCAGCGCGGCCACGACGTCACGGAGTACGCGTTGACCAGCTTCGGCGGCGCCGGTGGCCAGCACGCCTGCCTGGTGGCCGACGCGCTCGGCATGAAGACCGTCTTCATCCACTCGCTGGCCGGCGTGCTGTCGGCCTACGGCATGGGCCTGGCCGACCAGAGCGCGATGCGCGAGCGCGCGATCGAACGGCGCCTGCTCGATCTCGAGCCCGACGCGTTGGGAGCGCAGCTCGATGCGCTGGCCGCCTCGGCGCGCGCGGCCTTGCTGGCGCAGGGCGTGCTTGGAGAGCGGATCGACGTGATCCGGCGCGTGCACCTGCGTTACGAAGGCACCGATTCGGCGATCGTGGTCGGCTTCGACGCTGTCGGTGCGATGCAGGCCGCGTTCGAGACGGCTTACCGCCGCCGCTTTTCCTTCCTCATGCCGGGCAAGGCGCTGGTCGTCGAAGCGCTGTCGGTCGAGGCGCTGGGGCGCTCGGACGCGCCGCCCGAGCAGCCGGTGGCGATCGACGCGCCGGCCGCGCGCACGCCTGCGCGCGCGCGCGAGGCCGTGCCGATGTTCGGCGACGGCCAGTGGCGCGACACCGCCGTCTACCAGCGCGCCGACATCCGGCCCGGTGACGTGATCCGCGGCCCGGCCATCGTCGCCGAGGCGAATGCGACCACCGTGGTGGAGCAGGGCTGGCAGGCCGAGGTGACGGCCTACGACCACCTGGTGCTGCGCCGCGTCGAAGCGCTGCCCGAGCGCCACGCGATCGGCACCACGGTCGATCCGGTGATGCTCGAGATCTTCAACAACCTGTTCATGTCGATCGCCGAGCAGATGGGCCTGCGCCTGCAGAACACGGCGTATTCCGTCAACATCAAGGAGCGCCTGGACTTCTCGTGCGCGATCTTCGATGCGGACGGCAACCTGGTCGCCAACGCGCCGCACATGCCGGTGCACCTCGGTTCGATGGGCGAGAGCATCAAGACGGTGATGCGCCAGAATGCCGGCCGGATGAAGGCCGGCGACGTCTACGTGCTGAACGACCCGTACAATGGCGGCACCCACCTGCCGGACGTCACCGTCATCTCGCCGGTGTTCGACGAGGCCGGCCAGGAGATCCTCTTTTACGTCGGCTCGCGCGGGCACCACGCCGACATCGGCGGCACCACGCCCGGTTCGATGCCGCCGGACTCGACGCACATCGAGCAGGAGGGCGTCCTGATCAACAATTTCAAGCTGGTCGACGGTCTTGATGGCGTGCTGCGCGAGCCTGAAACGCGCGCCATGCTCGGCGCCGCGCCCTATCCGGCGCGCAATCCCGACCAGAACATGGCCGATCTGCGCGCCCAGGTCGCGGCCAACCAGAAGGGCGTCGACGAATTGCGCAAGATGGTCGCCTACTACGGCTTGCCGACGGTGCGCGCCTACATGGGCCACGTCCAGGACAACGCCGAGGAAGCGGTGCGGCGCGTGGTCAAAGTCTTGAAGGACGGCGCCTTCACGGTCGACCTGGACAACGGCGCGCGCATCCAGGTGGCGATCCGCGTCGACCAGGCCGCGCGCAGCGCCGAAGTCGACTTTACCGGCACCTCGGCCCAGCTGCCGAACAACTTCAACGCGCCCTCGAGCGTCTGCATGGCGGCGGTGCTGTACGTGTTCCGCACGCTGGTCGAGGACCAGATCCCGCTCAACGGCGGCTGCCTGAAACCGCTGAAGGTCATCATCCCGCCGGGCTCGATGCTCAACCCGCATTATCCGGCGTCGGTTGTGTCGGGCAACGTCGAGACCTCGACCTGCATCACCAACGCGCTGTACGGCGCGCTCGGCGTGATGGCGGCCTCGCAGGGCACGATGAACAACTTCACCTTCGGGAATGCGCGCTACCAGTACTACGAGACCATTTCGGGCGGCTCGGGCGCCGGCGACGGCTTCGACGGCACCTCGGTGGTGCAAACCAACATGACCAACTCGCGCCTGACCGATCCGGAGATCCTGGAATTCCGCTTCCCGGTGCGCCTCGACAGTTATGCGATTCGTGAAGGTTCGGGCGGGGCGGGGCGCTGGCATGGGGGCAATGGCGGCACGCGCCGCATCCGGTTCCTGGAGCCGATGACGGCGGCGATCCTGTCCAACAACCGGATCCATGCGCCGTTCGGGATGGCCGGCGGCGCGCCCGGGGAGAAAGGACGCAACCTGGTCGAGCGGGCGGATGGGCGCGTCAAGCAGCTGGGACACATCGGCAAGACCGAGATGGGGCCGGGGGATGTGTTCGTGGTCGAGACGCCCGGCGGCGGTGGCTACGGCGTTTGA